The following are from one region of the Stanieria sp. NIES-3757 genome:
- a CDS encoding similar to S-layer-RTX protein, with protein sequence MAIGEPNNKIADASDSGISPNGEKIFEESGVIQDQNDVDLIKIQLNKGQVAIIDVDVDPKASKLDSQLRIYNADGKGVASSDNNAAIDETLGKDSYLEFTAPSNGEYYVGVSTKIDTGYDPVTGKLEYPIYGHDGGNYDLSMTVFNGIKGTNNSDNLKGTNQDDYLTGLKGNDTLVGGNGNDFLTGGDGNDLLQGNNGNDTLTGGKGNDNLQGGKGDDILKGGDNSDILTGGEGADQFILSTNQTGESIKDFKAGQDVLVLTGGISYDELDITSVSGNAVIKFENTTLATVEKVSVNSLTEDAFIF encoded by the coding sequence ATGGCGATAGGTGAACCTAACAATAAAATTGCCGATGCTAGTGATAGTGGAATTAGTCCTAATGGAGAAAAAATCTTTGAAGAAAGTGGGGTGATACAAGATCAAAACGATGTTGACTTAATTAAAATTCAACTGAATAAGGGACAAGTAGCTATTATCGATGTTGATGTCGATCCAAAAGCATCAAAACTAGATTCTCAGCTACGAATCTACAATGCTGATGGTAAGGGAGTAGCATCAAGTGACAATAATGCTGCTATCGATGAAACTTTAGGGAAAGATTCTTATCTTGAATTTACCGCTCCTTCTAATGGCGAGTATTATGTGGGTGTAAGTACTAAGATCGACACCGGTTACGACCCTGTAACTGGAAAACTAGAGTACCCTATCTACGGCCACGACGGAGGTAATTATGACCTTTCGATGACAGTTTTCAATGGAATCAAAGGTACAAATAATTCAGACAATCTCAAAGGAACTAATCAAGATGATTATCTTACAGGGTTGAAAGGAAATGATACTCTTGTAGGCGGAAACGGGAATGATTTTCTTACTGGTGGAGACGGAAACGATTTGCTTCAAGGAAATAATGGCAACGATACTCTCACAGGAGGAAAAGGGAATGACAACCTTCAAGGAGGAAAAGGAGATGATATCCTTAAAGGTGGAGACAATAGCGATATTCTAACTGGTGGTGAAGGTGCTGACCAATTTATTTTGAGTACCAATCAGACTGGAGAAAGTATTAAAGATTTTAAAGCTGGACAAGATGTGTTGGTCTTAACAGGTGGCATCAGTTATGACGAGCTTGATATTACTTCAGTATCTGGCAATGCCGTAATTAAATTTGAGAATACAACTTTAGCGACTGTAGAAAAGGTAAGTGTTAATAGTCTTACAGAAGATGCTTTTATTTTTTGA
- a CDS encoding tRNA/rRNA methyltransferase SpoU, which translates to MLTSIKNPLIKQLRKLHRSRERQKQNLLLLEGTNLLTAACQVNYELVTVCCTPKWQQSHQQLWQKISQQALRTELVSPEVLDAIATTINPDGIVATAVRKVPQRLTQEKISLGLVLERLQDPGNLGTIIRTAVATNVDGIWLSQDSVDFDNPKVLRASVGEWFKLPMVVSQNLAEEIKQLKQQGIQIIATLPQATMTYWEIDFHRPTMILLGNEGAGLSEELIELADLKVKIPLNNQVESLNVAITSALLLYEAQRQHQSDSF; encoded by the coding sequence ATGCTTACCAGTATAAAAAATCCCCTCATCAAGCAACTTCGTAAACTTCATCGTAGTAGGGAAAGACAAAAGCAAAATTTATTACTACTAGAAGGAACTAATTTACTTACAGCAGCTTGTCAGGTAAATTACGAGCTTGTTACAGTTTGTTGTACTCCTAAATGGCAACAAAGTCATCAGCAATTATGGCAGAAAATTTCCCAACAAGCACTAAGAACAGAATTAGTTTCTCCAGAAGTTTTAGATGCGATCGCAACTACAATTAATCCTGATGGCATAGTAGCAACAGCAGTCAGAAAAGTACCACAAAGACTAACTCAAGAAAAAATCAGTTTGGGGTTAGTATTGGAAAGGCTACAAGATCCTGGTAACTTGGGGACAATTATTCGTACGGCAGTGGCAACCAATGTAGATGGTATTTGGTTGAGTCAGGATAGTGTTGATTTTGATAATCCTAAAGTATTAAGAGCATCGGTAGGAGAATGGTTTAAGTTACCGATGGTAGTAAGTCAAAATCTGGCGGAGGAAATCAAGCAATTGAAACAACAGGGTATTCAAATAATTGCGACTTTACCTCAAGCAACAATGACATATTGGGAAATAGATTTTCATCGTCCTACGATGATTTTACTTGGTAATGAAGGGGCGGGATTATCCGAGGAATTGATTGAGTTAGCCGATTTAAAAGTCAAAATTCCGTTGAATAATCAAGTTGAATCTTTAAACGTGGCGATTACGAGTGCTTTATTATTATACGAAGCTCAAAGACAGCATCAAAGTGATAGTTTTTAA
- a CDS encoding hypothetical protein (conserved hypothetical protein), producing MNFEEALKILQSSFEPKGLNDLQEMVFLYAWQGKTYEEIAVILDYDTDYIRQIGSLLWRSLSQALKEKVTKKNLHSVLKRYQEIRDKQKELELFLKLERDSKPEIAIDSGNPYTISIYFPISNTYTNAKQQLVNNNSVAVAKRKEDLPILPADELFSFLEKLDEMYANSLHNTSDLKLKTITLMLSLSFV from the coding sequence ATGAACTTTGAAGAAGCCCTAAAAATTTTACAATCCTCTTTTGAACCGAAAGGTCTTAACGATCTTCAAGAGATGGTATTTTTGTATGCTTGGCAGGGAAAAACCTATGAAGAAATTGCTGTAATTCTGGATTATGATACAGATTATATTCGGCAGATCGGTTCTCTTTTATGGCGATCGCTTTCTCAAGCCTTAAAAGAAAAAGTTACCAAAAAAAATTTGCATTCTGTCTTAAAACGATACCAAGAAATCAGAGATAAACAGAAAGAACTAGAGCTTTTTCTTAAATTGGAGCGAGATTCAAAACCAGAAATCGCTATTGACTCAGGTAACCCATATACTATATCGATCTATTTTCCAATCTCAAATACTTATACCAACGCTAAACAGCAATTAGTTAACAACAATAGTGTTGCTGTAGCTAAACGAAAAGAAGATTTACCTATTTTACCAGCAGATGAATTATTTTCATTTTTAGAAAAACTAGATGAAATGTATGCCAACAGCCTCCACAATACTAGTGATCTAAAATTAAAAACTATCACTTTGATGCTGTCTTTGAGCTTCGTATAA
- a CDS encoding cytochrome b559 subunit beta yields the protein MTSNNPNQPVSYPIFTVRWLAVHTLAVPTVFFLGAIAAMQFIQR from the coding sequence ATGACTAGTAATAATCCTAACCAACCAGTTTCTTACCCGATTTTCACCGTTAGATGGTTAGCAGTTCATACTTTAGCTGTTCCCACCGTTTTCTTTTTAGGTGCGATCGCAGCAATGCAATTTATTCAAAGATAG
- a CDS encoding hypothetical protein (protein of unknown function UPF0150) yields the protein MKAELTAIIETATEGGYWAICPEIPGANGQGETIEEAKESLKSAIQLIFEDRLADIRRGLPKEAIEETISIP from the coding sequence ATGAAAGCAGAGTTGACAGCAATCATTGAGACAGCAACAGAAGGTGGATACTGGGCTATTTGTCCAGAAATTCCTGGTGCAAATGGTCAAGGTGAAACTATCGAGGAAGCTAAAGAAAGTTTAAAAAGTGCCATTCAACTAATTTTTGAAGATCGTTTGGCAGATATTAGAAGAGGGCTACCGAAAGAAGCAATTGAGGAAACCATCTCAATTCCATGA
- a CDS encoding transposase IS4 family protein: MNQVNLLRQTLKPLLGWHGARLSFLALFIIALLRVKTVNLVELATVFRNHAKTDSNFKRLQRFFRDFDLDYSVIAQVIVRMMDIPQPWVLSTDRTEWSFGKTRFNILMLGIVHNGVAYPLVWEMLDKKGNSNGNDRMDLVDRFYQIFPDAQIAYLTGDREFVGKQWLTYLLIEPIISFRFRIRKSDRICDGKKALRASIIFANLKPGQTQILSGRRWVWGRSVYVSALRLEDGELLIVVSPDSSQTAISDYAKRWGIETLFGMFKTRGFCLESTHFTDLERLSKLLALMSLTLCWAIKIGDWLHQHQPIKIKKHGRLTKSIFRHGLDYLRSIVTDLDLKHDDFCHSLQFLSCT, translated from the coding sequence ATGAATCAGGTTAACTTACTTCGACAAACTCTGAAACCGCTTTTAGGATGGCATGGCGCACGACTAAGTTTCTTGGCATTGTTTATCATTGCCTTACTGAGAGTTAAAACAGTAAATTTGGTAGAGCTAGCTACAGTATTTCGCAATCATGCGAAGACGGACTCTAATTTCAAGCGATTACAACGCTTTTTTCGGGATTTTGACTTAGATTATTCGGTAATTGCTCAAGTAATAGTTAGAATGATGGATATTCCGCAACCGTGGGTTTTGAGTACAGACCGAACGGAGTGGTCTTTTGGAAAAACTCGCTTCAATATTCTCATGCTAGGAATAGTACACAACGGCGTTGCATACCCTTTAGTTTGGGAAATGCTCGACAAGAAAGGTAATTCCAACGGTAATGACAGAATGGATTTAGTAGATCGTTTCTATCAAATCTTCCCTGATGCTCAGATAGCTTATCTGACTGGAGATCGAGAGTTTGTTGGAAAACAATGGTTGACTTACCTTTTAATCGAACCAATTATTTCTTTTCGATTCAGAATCCGAAAAAGTGATCGCATTTGTGATGGCAAAAAAGCTCTTAGAGCTTCGATTATCTTTGCTAACCTCAAGCCAGGTCAAACGCAGATTTTATCTGGTCGCCGATGGGTCTGGGGGCGTTCTGTTTATGTTTCTGCTTTACGTCTGGAAGATGGAGAATTACTCATTGTTGTTTCTCCTGACTCCTCTCAAACAGCCATTTCTGACTACGCCAAGCGATGGGGAATCGAAACCTTATTTGGGATGTTCAAGACTAGGGGATTTTGCCTTGAATCTACTCACTTTACCGATTTGGAGAGATTGAGCAAGCTTTTAGCTTTAATGTCTCTAACTTTATGTTGGGCAATTAAAATAGGTGATTGGTTACATCAACATCAACCAATCAAAATTAAAAAGCATGGCAGATTAACTAAAAGCATTTTTCGTCACGGTCTAGATTATTTACGTTCGATTGTTACCGATTTAGATTTAAAACATGATGATTTTTGCCACTCTCTACAATTTTTGTCCTGTACTTAG
- a CDS encoding putative photosystem II protein: MTLFLRRLKQFAILITISILCLSCSDLNSVSYNPWQIKTLPTEAILADIAFTDDSNHGWLVGTQASLFETNDGGNTWQQKVLNLEDEKVSFSAISFAGQEGWIVGKPSILLHTEDGGTTWSRIPLSAKLPGAPDGIVALGTASAEMVTDLGAIYKTTDGGKTWKALVEGAVGVARHINRSADGKYVAVSARGNFYSTWEPGQTEWTPHQRTSSRRLQNMGFNSDDSLWLLARGGQMQFSEPEDFEAWQEPIYPEFATSWGLLDLASRSPEEIWVAGGSGNLLCSFDGGKTWQKDREVEEVPSNFYKVVFLSPEQGFVLGERGVLLKYEPTT, translated from the coding sequence ATGACTTTATTTCTGAGAAGACTGAAACAATTCGCAATATTAATAACTATTTCTATACTTTGTCTTAGCTGTAGTGACCTTAATTCTGTAAGCTACAATCCTTGGCAAATTAAAACTTTACCTACAGAAGCTATTTTGGCCGATATTGCTTTTACTGACGATTCAAACCACGGTTGGTTGGTCGGAACTCAAGCTTCTCTGTTTGAAACCAACGACGGTGGCAATACTTGGCAACAAAAAGTTTTAAATTTAGAAGACGAAAAAGTCTCCTTTTCCGCAATTAGTTTTGCTGGACAAGAAGGATGGATTGTTGGCAAGCCTTCTATTTTATTACATACTGAGGATGGTGGTACAACCTGGTCTCGGATTCCTCTCAGTGCTAAATTACCTGGAGCTCCCGATGGAATTGTGGCATTAGGAACTGCTTCAGCAGAAATGGTCACTGATTTAGGAGCAATTTACAAAACTACTGATGGTGGTAAAACCTGGAAAGCTTTAGTTGAAGGAGCGGTAGGGGTAGCACGTCATATTAATCGCTCTGCCGATGGTAAATATGTAGCTGTTTCTGCCAGAGGAAACTTTTATTCTACTTGGGAACCAGGTCAAACTGAATGGACTCCTCATCAACGTACCTCTTCCCGTCGTCTCCAAAACATGGGCTTTAATTCCGATGATAGTTTGTGGCTCTTAGCTCGTGGCGGACAAATGCAATTTAGCGAACCTGAAGATTTTGAAGCTTGGCAAGAACCAATCTATCCTGAATTTGCTACCAGTTGGGGATTATTAGATCTCGCTTCTCGTAGTCCTGAAGAGATTTGGGTAGCTGGAGGAAGTGGTAACTTACTCTGTAGTTTTGATGGTGGAAAAACTTGGCAAAAAGATCGAGAAGTAGAAGAAGTTCCTTCAAATTTCTATAAAGTAGTCTTCTTGTCTCCTGAACAAGGATTTGTCCTTGGAGAAAGAGGTGTCTTACTCAAATACGAACCAACTACCTAA
- a CDS encoding two-component sensor histidine kinase — translation MTKSSQSVRLLIVEDYPDNRELLMIMLQAIGYQPDWVSNGQEAIALLEQKEYDVILMDCQMPEMDGYEATRIIRQRESSQRHTIIIGLTAHVMKGDREKCLEVGMDDYLSKPIDLDKLIKILDDWLQTIPE, via the coding sequence ATGACCAAATCTTCTCAATCTGTTCGCTTGCTCATAGTTGAAGACTATCCTGATAATCGTGAATTATTAATGATTATGCTGCAAGCTATTGGTTATCAACCAGATTGGGTGAGTAATGGTCAAGAAGCGATCGCTCTTTTAGAACAAAAAGAGTACGATGTTATTTTAATGGATTGTCAAATGCCAGAAATGGACGGTTATGAAGCTACTCGCATAATTCGTCAACGAGAAAGTTCTCAACGCCACACTATCATTATCGGCTTAACTGCCCATGTCATGAAGGGCGATCGCGAAAAATGTTTAGAGGTGGGGATGGATGACTATCTGAGTAAACCAATCGACTTAGACAAATTAATCAAAATCTTAGATGATTGGTTGCAAACTATACCAGAATGA
- a CDS encoding Polyphosphate kinase — MTTTKDTTKAIDLNDPKYYFNRELSWVEFNRRVLHEAIDSRTPLLERLKFMAIFSSNLDEFFMVRVAALKQQVEAGVRKLTPDGRTPSQQLQDLSDRLKPLVQQQHQHFEKVLKQELGKQGIYFLDYLDLNQEQRTYLNRLFEENIFPVLTPLAVDPSHPFPYISNLSLNLAVVVKDPETKEELFARIKVPKVLPRFVALPEELRQRQKGKPSHWTGVPLEQIITHNLEYLFPGMNIQECYAFRVTRNADIAVEEDEADDLLLAIEQELHKRRIGGSAVRVELQASTPENVRSTIIEELDLSEQDIYDVEGLLGLGDLMSLMSLPLPELKDTPWNSVLPPRLHRLQELDYLNNNEAGEDFFSLIRESDLLVHHPYHSFSGTVQRFITQAAHDPNVLAIKMTLYRTSGDSPIVKALIAAAENGKQVAVLVELKARFDEENNILWAKKLENAGVHVVYGLVGLKTHTKVVLVVRQEQNKIRRYVHIGTGNYNPKTARIYTDLGLLSCRDDLGADLTDLFNFLTGYSRQKSYRKLLVAPVNLRDRMIAMIHREIEHCQKGGTGRIVAKMNALVDPPVIKALYQASQAGVQIDLIIRGICCLRPGVEKLSENIRIISIIGRFLEHSRIFYFHNGGQEEVYIGSADWMTRNLSRRVEAVTPIEEPEIVQDLQEILGIMLADSRQAWELQPDGSYIQRQPGEGIQAQSTHEILMEMAEQSIKMT, encoded by the coding sequence ATGACTACTACTAAAGATACGACCAAAGCCATCGATCTTAATGACCCTAAATATTATTTCAATCGCGAACTGAGTTGGGTAGAATTCAATCGTCGAGTCTTGCATGAAGCTATCGATTCTAGAACGCCTTTATTAGAAAGACTCAAGTTTATGGCGATTTTTAGCTCTAACCTGGATGAGTTTTTTATGGTCAGAGTAGCAGCTTTAAAACAGCAAGTAGAAGCAGGAGTAAGGAAACTAACACCAGATGGTCGCACACCAAGTCAACAATTGCAAGATTTGAGCGATCGCTTGAAACCTTTAGTTCAGCAACAGCATCAACATTTTGAAAAGGTTTTAAAACAAGAGTTGGGCAAACAGGGTATTTATTTCCTTGATTATCTCGATCTCAACCAAGAACAAAGAACTTATCTTAATCGCTTATTTGAAGAAAATATTTTTCCAGTTCTAACTCCACTAGCGGTCGATCCTTCTCATCCCTTTCCCTATATTTCTAACCTTAGTCTTAATTTGGCAGTAGTAGTTAAAGACCCTGAAACGAAAGAAGAATTATTTGCCAGAATTAAAGTTCCTAAAGTATTACCTCGATTTGTGGCTTTACCAGAAGAATTGCGACAGCGACAAAAAGGCAAGCCTTCTCATTGGACTGGTGTTCCTTTGGAACAGATTATTACTCACAATTTAGAATATCTTTTTCCTGGGATGAACATTCAGGAATGTTATGCCTTTCGAGTGACTCGCAATGCAGATATTGCGGTAGAAGAAGACGAAGCTGATGATTTGTTACTGGCAATTGAACAAGAATTACATAAGCGTCGTATTGGTGGTTCAGCGGTAAGAGTAGAACTGCAAGCTTCAACTCCAGAAAATGTTCGTTCAACTATTATCGAAGAATTGGATTTAAGTGAACAGGATATTTATGATGTAGAGGGTTTATTGGGACTTGGAGATTTGATGTCTTTGATGTCCTTACCCTTACCAGAATTGAAAGATACGCCTTGGAATTCGGTTTTACCGCCTCGATTACACCGATTACAAGAATTAGATTATCTGAATAACAATGAAGCTGGTGAAGATTTTTTTAGTTTGATTCGAGAAAGTGATTTATTAGTACATCATCCTTATCACTCTTTTAGTGGTACAGTACAACGTTTTATTACCCAAGCAGCCCACGACCCCAATGTCTTGGCAATTAAAATGACTCTGTATCGTACTTCGGGAGATTCCCCAATTGTTAAAGCTTTGATTGCTGCCGCGGAAAATGGTAAACAAGTAGCTGTATTGGTGGAATTAAAAGCCCGTTTTGATGAAGAGAATAATATCCTCTGGGCGAAAAAATTAGAAAATGCTGGGGTTCATGTGGTTTACGGTTTAGTTGGCTTAAAAACCCATACCAAAGTAGTTTTAGTTGTCCGCCAAGAACAAAACAAAATACGTCGTTATGTTCATATTGGTACGGGTAACTATAATCCTAAAACAGCCAGAATTTACACAGATTTGGGTTTATTAAGCTGTAGAGATGATTTAGGGGCAGATTTAACTGATTTGTTTAATTTTCTCACTGGTTACTCTCGCCAAAAATCCTATCGTAAATTATTAGTTGCCCCAGTTAATTTACGCGATCGCATGATTGCTATGATCCACCGCGAAATAGAACATTGTCAAAAGGGTGGTACGGGTAGAATTGTCGCTAAAATGAATGCTTTGGTAGATCCGCCAGTGATTAAAGCTCTCTACCAAGCTTCTCAAGCAGGAGTTCAAATAGATCTAATTATTAGAGGTATTTGTTGTCTGCGTCCTGGAGTTGAAAAACTTAGCGAAAATATTCGGATTATTAGTATTATTGGTCGTTTTTTAGAGCATTCTCGGATTTTCTATTTCCACAATGGTGGACAAGAAGAAGTATATATTGGTAGTGCTGATTGGATGACTCGCAATCTTAGTCGTCGAGTCGAAGCGGTAACGCCGATTGAAGAGCCTGAAATTGTTCAGGATTTACAAGAAATTCTGGGAATTATGTTGGCTGATTCTCGTCAAGCTTGGGAATTACAGCCTGATGGCAGTTATATTCAAAGACAACCTGGTGAAGGTATTCAAGCTCAAAGTACTCATGAGATTTTGATGGAGATGGCAGAGCAATCGATTAAAATGACTTAA
- a CDS encoding putative amidase — protein sequence MPETLFKIDLTKPMSEQDLPGHNRWHPDIPAVVSVNPGDVFRIECKDWTDGQIKNDDSPDDIRDVDLRVVHVLSGPIYVNGAEPGDILVVDLLDIGALPGDEWGFTGIFDRNNGGGFLTDHFPNAAKACWDLQGIYTSSRHIPGVRFAGITHPGLIGCAPSAELLAKWNKREAELVKKGGPPWKPAIPPLAALPNPEQAVLGTLKGAEFDRVAAEAARTVPPREHGGNCDIKNLSKGSRIYFPVYVEGAKLSMGDIHFSQGDGEISFCGAIEMSGYIDLHVDIIKGGVEKYGLINPIFKPGPVEPRYSEYLVFEGISVDEFTGEQYYLDAHVAYRRACLNAIEYLKKFGYTGEQAYLLLSCAPVEGRISGIVDIPNACCTLALPTGIFDQNILPT from the coding sequence ATGCCTGAAACCCTTTTTAAAATAGATCTAACTAAACCGATGTCGGAACAGGATCTTCCTGGTCATAATCGTTGGCATCCCGACATACCTGCGGTAGTTTCTGTTAATCCGGGGGATGTTTTTCGGATTGAATGCAAAGACTGGACAGACGGACAGATTAAAAATGATGATAGTCCTGATGATATTAGAGATGTTGATTTACGGGTAGTTCACGTTCTTAGTGGTCCGATTTATGTTAACGGTGCCGAACCAGGAGATATTTTAGTTGTCGATCTTTTGGATATTGGGGCATTACCAGGTGATGAATGGGGATTTACAGGTATTTTTGACCGCAATAACGGTGGTGGTTTCTTAACGGATCATTTTCCTAATGCAGCTAAAGCTTGTTGGGATCTTCAAGGTATTTACACTAGTTCTCGTCATATTCCTGGAGTCAGATTTGCGGGAATTACCCATCCTGGGTTAATTGGTTGTGCGCCTTCAGCAGAACTTTTAGCTAAATGGAATAAACGCGAAGCGGAATTAGTCAAAAAAGGAGGACCTCCGTGGAAACCTGCAATTCCGCCTCTCGCTGCCTTGCCTAATCCCGAACAAGCCGTGTTAGGAACTCTTAAAGGTGCAGAATTTGATCGCGTTGCTGCCGAAGCTGCACGGACTGTGCCACCAAGAGAACACGGTGGTAACTGTGATATTAAAAACCTTTCTAAAGGTTCGCGGATTTACTTTCCTGTCTATGTAGAGGGGGCTAAACTCTCGATGGGAGATATTCACTTTTCTCAAGGAGATGGAGAGATCTCTTTCTGTGGCGCGATCGAAATGTCGGGATACATTGACCTTCATGTTGATATTATCAAAGGTGGTGTTGAAAAATATGGTTTGATCAACCCGATTTTTAAACCTGGTCCGGTTGAACCCCGTTATTCGGAATATTTAGTGTTTGAAGGTATTTCAGTAGATGAGTTTACAGGAGAACAATACTATCTTGATGCTCATGTTGCCTATCGTCGCGCTTGTTTAAATGCAATTGAATATTTGAAGAAGTTTGGTTATACGGGAGAACAGGCATATTTGCTTTTGAGTTGTGCGCCTGTAGAAGGACGAATTAGCGGTATTGTCGATATTCCCAACGCTTGTTGTACTCTTGCCTTACCTACAGGAATTTTTGATCAAAATATTTTGCCAACATAA
- a CDS encoding UDP-N-acetylglucosamine 1-carboxyvinyltransferase translates to MEDKAINLSLKLTQTPLVSADDQPKLKIVGKASLHGEVKISGAKNSALVLMAGSLLCEGDSQLHNVPDLVDIKRMSELLKALGAKIVKKDNIFEINATAIDPTKAPYDIVSQLRASFFIIGPLLSRFGVVRIPLPGGCAIGARPVDLHVRGLQAMGANVRIESGIVHANVVGRNKRLQGANIFLDYPSVGATETIMMAATLAEGETKIENAAQEPEVVDLANFCCQMGAKISGAGTNTIIISGVKSLHPVKYSVIPDRIEAGTFLVAGAITHSEISLFPVISEHLAPVIAKLQNIGCQVIAEETERLRIIPGELKATDIETLPYPGFPTDMQAQFMALLSISEGNSVVSETVFENRLRHVAELRRMGADIRVKSNHALIRGIPFLSGAPVMASDLRASAALVLAGLAAEGTTIVSGLHHLDRGYDNIEGKLRQLGAKLERINPT, encoded by the coding sequence TTGGAGGATAAAGCCATTAACCTATCTCTAAAATTAACACAAACTCCACTTGTCTCAGCAGACGACCAACCCAAATTAAAAATTGTTGGTAAAGCATCTCTGCACGGAGAAGTAAAAATTAGTGGAGCAAAAAACTCGGCTCTAGTATTAATGGCAGGGTCATTACTTTGCGAGGGAGATTCTCAACTTCATAATGTACCCGATCTAGTAGATATCAAGCGAATGAGCGAACTTCTCAAGGCTTTAGGTGCAAAAATTGTTAAAAAAGACAATATCTTTGAGATTAATGCTACTGCGATCGATCCCACTAAAGCTCCTTATGATATCGTATCCCAATTAAGGGCAAGTTTTTTTATTATTGGTCCTTTACTTAGTCGATTTGGTGTGGTTCGTATTCCTCTACCAGGAGGTTGTGCCATTGGAGCTAGACCGGTAGACCTCCATGTTCGAGGTTTACAAGCAATGGGGGCTAATGTTCGCATTGAATCGGGAATTGTTCATGCCAATGTAGTTGGGAGAAATAAAAGACTTCAAGGAGCTAATATTTTTCTTGACTATCCTAGTGTTGGTGCTACCGAAACCATTATGATGGCAGCAACTCTAGCAGAAGGAGAGACCAAAATCGAAAACGCTGCGCAAGAACCAGAAGTCGTTGATTTAGCTAACTTTTGTTGCCAAATGGGTGCCAAAATTAGTGGTGCAGGAACTAATACAATTATTATTTCTGGAGTTAAAAGCTTACATCCTGTAAAATATAGTGTCATTCCCGATCGCATCGAGGCAGGAACATTCTTAGTTGCAGGAGCAATTACTCATTCAGAAATTTCTTTGTTTCCAGTAATTTCTGAACATTTAGCTCCAGTTATTGCCAAATTACAAAATATAGGTTGTCAAGTTATTGCTGAAGAAACAGAACGTTTGCGAATTATTCCTGGAGAATTAAAAGCAACAGATATTGAAACCTTACCTTATCCAGGATTTCCTACCGATATGCAGGCACAATTTATGGCTTTACTTAGTATTAGTGAAGGCAATAGTGTCGTTAGCGAAACTGTTTTTGAAAATCGCTTGCGTCATGTTGCTGAGTTAAGGCGAATGGGTGCAGATATTCGAGTTAAAAGCAACCATGCTTTAATCCGTGGTATACCTTTTCTTTCTGGTGCGCCAGTCATGGCAAGTGATTTACGCGCTTCTGCTGCTTTGGTTTTAGCAGGTTTAGCAGCCGAAGGAACAACTATTGTATCTGGGCTACATCATCTCGACCGAGGTTATGACAACATAGAAGGAAAATTACGACAACTAGGAGCTAAACTCGAACGAATTAATCCTACTTGA
- a CDS encoding cytochrome b559, alpha subunit: MAGTTGERPFSDIITSIRYWVIHSITIPMLFIAGWLFVSTGLAYDVFGTPRPNEYFTQDRLELPIINDRYKASEQIKEFNQ; this comes from the coding sequence ATGGCAGGTACAACTGGAGAACGTCCGTTTTCAGATATTATTACTAGCATTCGTTATTGGGTAATTCATAGTATTACTATCCCAATGTTGTTCATTGCAGGATGGTTGTTTGTTAGTACTGGGCTTGCTTATGATGTTTTTGGTACTCCCCGTCCTAACGAATACTTTACTCAAGACCGTTTAGAATTACCCATTATTAACGATCGCTATAAAGCTAGCGAACAAATTAAGGAATTTAACCAATAG
- a CDS encoding membrane-associated rubredoxin codes for MSNPGQEKTLAEQAPASYECRSCGYIYEPAKGDNQTNISPGTLFTDLPDTWRCPVCKARKTQFVNIGAKGAPSGFAENLNYGFGVNRLTPGQKNLLIFGALALGFLFFMSLYALN; via the coding sequence ATGAGCAATCCAGGTCAAGAAAAAACTTTAGCCGAGCAAGCTCCAGCAAGTTATGAATGTCGTTCTTGCGGTTATATCTACGAGCCTGCTAAGGGAGATAATCAAACTAATATTTCTCCAGGTACTTTGTTTACAGATTTACCCGATACTTGGCGTTGTCCAGTATGTAAAGCGCGTAAAACTCAATTTGTCAACATTGGTGCTAAAGGAGCTCCGTCTGGATTTGCAGAAAATCTCAACTACGGTTTTGGCGTAAATCGCCTAACCCCAGGTCAAAAAAATCTATTAATTTTTGGAGCTTTAGCTCTAGGATTTTTATTTTTTATGAGCTTATACGCTCTTAATTAA
- the psbL gene encoding photosystem II protein L — MDRNTNPNRQPVELNRTSLYLGLLLIAVLGLLFSSYFFN; from the coding sequence ATGGACAGAAATACTAATCCCAATCGACAACCAGTTGAACTTAATCGCACTTCTCTTTATTTAGGATTATTGCTGATTGCTGTTCTTGGTCTTTTGTTCTCCAGTTATTTCTTTAATTAA